In one window of Verrucomicrobiia bacterium DNA:
- the uvrB gene encoding excinuclease ABC subunit UvrB: MAFQLNSQYVPCGDQPQAIQALTQGFLQGHANQVLLGVTGSGKTFTMANVIQNLGRPTLVLSHNKTLAAQLYSEFKQFFPNNAVEYFVSYFDYYQPEAYIPRTDTYIEKDSSLNEEIERLRLSATASLLMRRDVVVVASVSCIYGLGSPEDFSKMVLPVELGTRTSRDFVLTQLVDMQYQRNDVAPQRAQFRVRGDVVEIFPASQENGLRIEFFGDEIEKISHFDPLTGNTLEEYSKFIIMPAKQFVTPHEKIRHALVTIQQELDERIAQLESASKLVEAQRLRQRTNYDLEMIQEMGFCPGIENYSRHLTGRPPGSRPYTLLDFFPKDFLLIVDESHATIPQIGGMYAGDRSRKMVLVEHGFRLPSALDNRPLNFDEFTSMLNQVLYVSATPGSYELNLTHGKVVEQIIRPTGLMDPPVIIKPLKGQIDDVMEQIKLRVERKERVLVTTLTKRTAEDLADYLQQLDIKVRYLHSEIDAIERVEVLRQLRAGNCDVLVGINLLREGLDLPEVSLVAILDADKEGFLRSATSLIQTAGRAARHINGEVILYADVITKSIQQLIQITENRRQRQAAYNQQHNITPRSVIRAEQESLQTLLRGKEVEASILGNEGSDFDLAEFLRDLEKQMKSASSKLEFEKAALLRDQIHEIQKGSGYQEMLTAGKQSVSYRNVKKSSKRRKN; the protein is encoded by the coding sequence ATGGCGTTTCAGTTGAATTCTCAATATGTTCCCTGTGGAGATCAACCTCAAGCAATTCAGGCATTGACTCAAGGTTTTTTACAAGGGCATGCAAACCAGGTGCTTTTGGGTGTTACGGGCTCGGGAAAAACGTTTACCATGGCTAACGTCATTCAAAATTTGGGACGGCCAACTTTAGTACTCTCCCACAACAAAACCTTGGCTGCCCAGCTTTATAGCGAGTTCAAGCAATTTTTCCCTAACAACGCCGTGGAATATTTTGTGAGTTATTTTGATTACTATCAACCCGAGGCTTACATTCCGCGAACCGACACTTATATTGAAAAAGATTCTAGTCTGAATGAAGAAATCGAACGACTTCGTCTTTCTGCCACCGCTTCTCTCTTAATGCGCCGTGATGTGGTTGTAGTTGCAAGTGTTTCGTGCATTTACGGATTGGGCTCTCCAGAAGATTTTTCCAAAATGGTTTTACCAGTAGAGCTGGGCACTCGTACTTCACGAGATTTTGTGCTGACACAACTCGTGGATATGCAATATCAACGCAACGACGTAGCCCCACAACGTGCCCAGTTTCGGGTGCGAGGCGATGTGGTGGAGATTTTTCCAGCCAGCCAGGAAAACGGATTGCGCATTGAATTTTTTGGCGACGAAATAGAAAAGATTTCTCATTTCGACCCTTTAACAGGCAATACACTCGAAGAATATTCTAAGTTTATTATCATGCCGGCGAAACAGTTTGTAACACCTCATGAAAAAATTCGTCATGCCCTTGTCACAATTCAACAAGAACTCGATGAACGAATCGCTCAGTTGGAAAGCGCTAGCAAGCTAGTCGAAGCACAACGTTTACGGCAGCGTACTAATTACGATTTAGAAATGATTCAGGAAATGGGTTTTTGTCCTGGAATTGAAAATTATTCACGCCATTTAACCGGTCGTCCACCAGGCTCTCGCCCTTACACATTGCTCGATTTTTTCCCAAAAGATTTTTTGTTAATTGTCGATGAAAGTCATGCGACGATTCCACAAATTGGCGGTATGTATGCGGGTGACCGCTCGCGAAAAATGGTTTTGGTGGAACACGGTTTTCGCCTTCCTAGCGCGCTAGATAATCGTCCATTGAATTTCGATGAGTTTACTAGCATGCTCAACCAAGTTCTCTATGTTTCGGCCACACCGGGCTCCTATGAACTCAATCTAACACATGGCAAAGTAGTGGAACAAATCATTCGCCCTACGGGTCTCATGGATCCTCCCGTGATTATTAAACCGTTGAAGGGTCAGATTGATGATGTCATGGAACAAATTAAGCTCCGTGTGGAACGCAAAGAGCGGGTTTTAGTAACCACTTTAACTAAACGTACAGCAGAAGATTTAGCAGATTATCTGCAACAACTGGATATTAAAGTTCGCTATTTACACTCAGAAATTGATGCTATTGAACGCGTGGAAGTGTTGCGCCAATTGCGAGCTGGTAATTGTGATGTGCTCGTTGGCATTAATCTTTTACGAGAAGGTCTTGATTTACCGGAGGTTTCGTTAGTCGCCATTTTAGATGCGGATAAGGAAGGATTCTTGCGCTCGGCTACTTCCTTAATTCAAACTGCGGGACGCGCTGCACGACATATTAATGGTGAGGTGATTCTTTATGCCGACGTGATAACAAAATCGATTCAACAACTTATCCAAATCACTGAAAATCGCCGCCAAAGACAGGCTGCTTATAATCAGCAGCATAATATTACGCCCCGTAGCGTGATTCGAGCAGAACAAGAATCGCTACAAACTTTGCTTCGCGGCAAGGAAGTGGAAGCTTCAATTTTAGGCAATGAAGGAAGCGATTTTGATTTAGCCGAATTTTTACGAGATTTGGAAAAGCAGATGAAATCTGCTTCGTCTAAATTGGAGTTTGAAAAAGCAGCACTGTTGCGGGATCAAATCCATGAAATTCAAAAAGGCAGTGGCTATCAAGAAATGCTGACTGCAGGTAAACAGTCGGTGTCTTATCGAAACGTAAAAAAGTCATCGAAACGACGTAAGAATTAA
- a CDS encoding glycoside hydrolase family 75 protein, translating to MKRSLVFLVILSWVGLVLFSPFFAPYAQRGWRKTKRVLGFTSEVSPILPPRTPLPPTRPLPTRFVPRKQIETAKWFNGLTLHSQLEVQLGTNASQERERDKSYELELQLNVKVPTASRDLTAMNSQLASQWSALAALVSNATVSPFFHGLYERKTDWLNARLIRLDQLLSRHNFYDCDTILEIQNPETQRKLLFIQAEMDVVSDGSDPDRLISLPTNTANYQPFTSYRWLKQSTNISPFIAPKQEKLKRYQTELSTTNTLPQRRQELLGAIDQLRREIYDLNRYSYLVASLDPFIVLPGFMFRYPEQAYRPKIGDYAVVVFENRFYPAIVGDIGPSYKIGEASLRLAKMINPQATSYQRPVSDLKVSYFVFPGSAEKTFSVPDLHKWREKCAILLNEMGAFTGHLEQ from the coding sequence ATGAAACGGTCGCTCGTTTTTCTTGTCATTTTAAGTTGGGTGGGCTTAGTTTTATTTTCACCTTTTTTTGCGCCCTACGCGCAGCGCGGTTGGCGGAAAACGAAAAGGGTTTTGGGGTTTACTTCAGAAGTTTCGCCGATTTTGCCTCCGCGAACGCCACTGCCTCCGACACGTCCTTTGCCCACTCGTTTTGTGCCGCGTAAACAGATTGAAACGGCGAAATGGTTTAATGGTTTGACGCTACATTCGCAGTTGGAAGTGCAGTTGGGCACGAACGCTTCGCAAGAAAGAGAGCGAGACAAGAGCTATGAACTGGAGTTGCAACTCAACGTAAAAGTGCCAACGGCTTCGCGAGATTTAACAGCCATGAATTCGCAACTAGCATCGCAATGGTCTGCTCTGGCTGCTTTAGTTTCCAATGCCACTGTGTCGCCTTTTTTCCATGGACTCTACGAAAGAAAAACCGATTGGTTGAATGCGCGTTTGATTCGGTTGGACCAGCTGCTTTCGCGACACAATTTTTACGATTGTGACACGATTTTGGAAATTCAAAATCCCGAAACGCAACGTAAACTGCTTTTTATTCAAGCAGAGATGGACGTGGTTTCGGATGGTTCCGATCCAGATCGATTAATTTCTTTACCAACAAACACGGCCAATTATCAACCTTTTACCAGTTATCGTTGGCTAAAACAGAGTACTAATATCAGTCCATTTATTGCACCTAAACAGGAAAAATTAAAACGCTACCAAACGGAATTGAGCACAACCAACACTCTGCCACAACGTCGTCAGGAGTTGTTAGGGGCGATCGATCAACTCCGACGCGAAATTTATGATCTCAATCGTTACTCTTATTTAGTCGCTTCGCTCGATCCGTTTATTGTTTTGCCGGGTTTTATGTTTCGTTATCCCGAGCAGGCTTATCGACCTAAGATTGGGGATTATGCAGTGGTTGTGTTTGAGAATCGCTTTTATCCAGCGATTGTGGGCGATATTGGGCCTTCTTACAAAATCGGGGAAGCCTCACTACGGTTAGCTAAAATGATTAACCCGCAAGCAACCTCTTATCAGCGACCTGTTAGCGATCTCAAAGTGAGTTATTTCGTATTTCCAGGTTCTGCAGAGAAAACATTTTCAGTGCCTGATTTACATAAATGGCGTGAAAAATGCGCTATTTTATTAAATGAAATGGGAGCTTTTACGGGTCATTTGGAACAATGA
- the sufC gene encoding Fe-S cluster assembly ATPase SufC — translation MSTLEIKDLHAKIGEQEILRGLTLTVPKGEVHALMGPNGSGKSTLAKVLSGHPDYEVTAGEVLLDGKNILEMEPDERARAGLFMAFQYPSEIPGVTIANFLRAALQARLPEGEEIDAIEFYNRLYQKMDLLEMDRKFTSRAVNDGFSGGEKKRNEILQMAMLEPTYAVLDETDSGLDIDALRIVAKGVNTLRGSNLGVLVITHYQRLLDYIVPDHVHVLVRGRIVRSGSKELALELEKKGYDWLLKECGELAST, via the coding sequence ATGAGTACATTAGAAATTAAAGATCTCCATGCTAAAATTGGAGAACAAGAGATTTTGCGGGGATTGACTTTAACAGTACCTAAAGGTGAAGTGCACGCTTTGATGGGGCCAAATGGTTCAGGCAAGAGCACTTTGGCAAAAGTTTTGAGTGGACATCCTGATTATGAAGTAACCGCTGGAGAAGTATTGTTGGATGGGAAGAATATTTTGGAAATGGAACCGGACGAGCGTGCGCGCGCAGGACTGTTTATGGCGTTTCAATATCCTAGCGAAATTCCAGGTGTGACTATTGCTAATTTTTTGCGAGCAGCTTTGCAAGCGCGTTTGCCAGAGGGTGAAGAGATTGATGCGATTGAATTTTACAATCGTTTGTATCAAAAAATGGATCTTTTAGAGATGGATCGCAAATTCACTTCGCGCGCCGTAAATGACGGATTTTCGGGCGGTGAAAAAAAGCGCAATGAAATTCTTCAAATGGCGATGTTAGAACCGACTTATGCCGTTTTGGATGAAACGGATAGTGGTTTGGATATTGATGCGTTGCGAATTGTTGCGAAAGGGGTGAACACCTTGAGAGGCTCCAATTTGGGGGTTTTAGTTATTACTCATTATCAGCGATTATTGGACTATATTGTGCCGGATCACGTGCATGTTTTGGTGCGAGGGCGTATCGTCCGATCGGGCAGCAAGGAGTTGGCTTTGGAATTGGAAAAGAAAGGTTACGACTGGCTTTTGAAAGAGTGCGGTGAACTAGCCAGTACCTAG
- a CDS encoding alpha-1,4-glucan--maltose-1-phosphate maltosyltransferase: protein MKKKEAHFSAVLGRNRVVIERVKPEIDDGLYPIKRAPEEKVVVEVDLLHEGHDEIRGRLLYKKAGAKQWSFAPLKPLGNDRWQGEFFVGGPGQYFYTIQGWVDAFLTWRRDLQKRVAANQVAKIDLRIGADLVGQAAQHAGAKKGGDLKRWAVLLADHDVEPEEKLELAFSKKLAEAMDKLGEKQFVTSYEKQLEVRVERERANFSAWYEFFPRSCSQAPGKHGTFKDCEAHLAYVAEMGFDIVYLPPIHPIGNKFRKGKNNSLQAEPDDVGCPWAIGSNEGGHDAIHPQLGTLMDFKRFLRSAKQRGIEVALDLAFQCSPDHPYVKEHPEWFKKRPDGTIQYAENPPKKYQDIYPFNFETEAWESLWQELRRVVFYWIKQGVTVFRVDNPHTKPFRFWEWLLAEVRKAHPEIIFLSEAFTRPKIMYRLAKIGFTQSYTYFSWRNTREELTTYLEELTRTEVVNYFRPNFWPNTPDILTEPFQRHGRPMFVSRFILAATLSANYGIYGPAYELGENLPREPHSEEYLDSEKYQIRHWNLKRSDSLKPLISRVNWIRKENSAFHSNRSLQFHFIDNPQLIAYSKRAEKTNNTMVTIVNLDPHHTQGGWVELPLESWGISHDAHFQVKDWLTDKIYYWRGIRNFVQLNPETLSAHIFQILR from the coding sequence ATGAAGAAAAAAGAGGCGCATTTCAGCGCGGTTTTAGGAAGAAATCGGGTAGTAATTGAACGGGTGAAACCAGAGATTGACGATGGGCTTTATCCCATCAAACGTGCGCCGGAAGAAAAGGTGGTGGTAGAGGTCGATTTATTGCACGAAGGGCATGACGAAATTCGGGGACGGTTGCTTTATAAAAAAGCAGGTGCTAAACAATGGAGTTTTGCGCCTTTAAAGCCTTTAGGTAATGATCGGTGGCAAGGGGAATTTTTTGTGGGAGGACCGGGTCAATATTTTTATACGATTCAAGGATGGGTGGATGCTTTTTTAACATGGCGACGTGATTTGCAGAAGCGCGTGGCAGCCAATCAAGTTGCGAAAATTGATTTGCGCATAGGTGCCGATTTAGTGGGGCAAGCAGCACAACATGCGGGAGCGAAAAAGGGTGGGGATTTGAAACGATGGGCAGTTTTGTTAGCAGATCATGATGTGGAGCCTGAGGAAAAGTTAGAGTTGGCATTTTCTAAAAAATTAGCCGAAGCAATGGATAAGTTGGGTGAAAAACAGTTTGTCACAAGTTACGAAAAACAGTTGGAAGTGCGTGTGGAACGAGAACGCGCCAATTTTAGCGCTTGGTATGAATTTTTTCCTCGCTCTTGTAGTCAAGCACCTGGAAAACATGGCACGTTTAAGGATTGTGAAGCTCACTTGGCTTATGTTGCGGAGATGGGGTTTGATATAGTTTATTTGCCTCCCATTCATCCGATTGGAAATAAATTTCGTAAAGGGAAAAATAATTCACTTCAAGCAGAGCCGGATGATGTGGGATGTCCGTGGGCGATCGGAAGTAATGAAGGAGGACATGATGCGATCCATCCGCAGCTTGGAACATTGATGGATTTTAAACGGTTTTTGCGGTCGGCCAAACAGCGGGGTATAGAAGTGGCTTTGGATCTGGCGTTTCAATGTTCGCCGGATCATCCTTATGTGAAGGAACATCCTGAATGGTTCAAGAAACGGCCGGATGGTACGATTCAATATGCGGAAAATCCGCCAAAGAAATATCAGGATATTTATCCTTTTAACTTCGAAACGGAAGCGTGGGAATCGTTATGGCAAGAGTTGCGACGGGTGGTTTTTTATTGGATTAAACAAGGTGTAACGGTTTTTCGAGTGGATAATCCTCATACCAAACCATTTCGTTTTTGGGAGTGGCTCCTTGCTGAAGTGAGGAAAGCGCATCCAGAAATTATTTTTCTCTCGGAGGCTTTCACGCGACCGAAAATTATGTATCGCTTGGCAAAAATCGGTTTCACCCAATCCTATACTTATTTTAGCTGGCGTAATACGCGTGAGGAGTTAACAACTTATTTAGAGGAGTTAACCCGGACGGAAGTGGTGAATTATTTTCGTCCAAATTTTTGGCCCAACACGCCCGACATTTTGACGGAGCCTTTTCAGCGACACGGTCGGCCGATGTTTGTATCACGCTTTATTTTAGCAGCTACCTTATCTGCTAATTATGGAATCTATGGTCCGGCTTATGAACTTGGCGAAAATTTGCCGCGTGAGCCGCACAGTGAAGAATATTTGGATTCGGAAAAGTATCAGATTCGCCATTGGAATTTGAAACGCTCGGACAGTTTGAAGCCACTTATTTCACGAGTAAACTGGATTCGAAAAGAAAATTCAGCTTTTCATTCGAATCGGAGTTTGCAGTTCCATTTTATCGATAATCCGCAGTTGATTGCTTATAGCAAGCGCGCTGAAAAAACGAATAATACGATGGTGACGATAGTTAATTTAGACCCTCATCATACGCAAGGTGGGTGGGTGGAGTTGCCCTTGGAATCGTGGGGCATATCTCATGATGCCCATTTTCAGGTTAAGGATTGGTTAACAGACAAAATTTATTATTGGCGTGGGATTCGTAATTTTGTGCAACTGAACCCAGAAACCTTGTCCGCGCATATTTTTCAGATTTTGAGATAA
- a CDS encoding DUF748 domain-containing protein, whose protein sequence is MNFFAHYRFKRKSLIFWVSLIVALILARAFMPMAVTSYVNHVLQRIPNYQGNIKEVDIHLWRGAYQIHDLRLNKKSGEVFVPFFSCPTLDLSVQWKALFDGALVGELVFDQPELNFVDGPTPGERQLEINGSWQDRLRELFPLQINRFEIRNGTITFRNPDSKPPVDLRMESVNVLGKNLTNSEELNRKLQATVHATGRVLKEGFFKMDLALNLLEKQPTFDLDAEVRQVPVTELNNFLLAYGNVDAESGQFDLFTEAVAEKGEIKGYIKPFFRNFTIFRPEENFENPLQAIWESIVGLTTALFQNQPKEQLATRIPFEGRIKDPNVNFFELIGNILRNAFIRALALKIDESVSIKDWEKSKDLPSDLFRRKER, encoded by the coding sequence ATGAATTTTTTTGCGCATTATCGTTTCAAAAGGAAGTCACTCATTTTTTGGGTGAGTCTTATTGTAGCGCTCATTTTAGCACGCGCTTTTATGCCCATGGCAGTGACCTCGTATGTCAATCATGTGTTGCAACGGATTCCTAATTATCAGGGGAATATTAAAGAGGTGGATATCCATTTGTGGCGTGGCGCTTATCAGATTCATGATTTGAGATTGAATAAAAAGTCGGGTGAAGTTTTTGTGCCTTTTTTTAGTTGTCCCACTTTGGATCTCTCGGTGCAATGGAAGGCTTTGTTTGATGGGGCTTTGGTAGGTGAGCTGGTCTTTGACCAACCGGAACTCAATTTTGTGGATGGTCCGACACCGGGAGAAAGACAATTAGAAATTAATGGTTCTTGGCAGGATCGGCTCAGAGAGCTTTTTCCTTTGCAAATCAATCGGTTCGAAATTCGTAATGGCACCATCACATTTCGTAATCCCGATTCTAAGCCGCCAGTGGACTTGCGCATGGAGTCGGTAAATGTATTAGGAAAAAATCTAACTAATAGTGAGGAGTTGAATCGAAAGCTGCAGGCAACGGTGCATGCCACGGGACGAGTTTTGAAGGAAGGATTTTTTAAGATGGATTTAGCGTTGAATTTGTTAGAAAAGCAGCCGACTTTTGATCTCGACGCTGAAGTGCGCCAAGTTCCTGTTACGGAATTGAATAATTTTTTATTGGCTTATGGAAATGTGGATGCGGAGTCGGGTCAATTTGATCTTTTTACTGAAGCGGTGGCTGAGAAGGGAGAAATTAAGGGTTATATCAAACCTTTTTTTCGAAATTTTACTATTTTTAGGCCTGAAGAAAATTTTGAAAATCCGTTGCAAGCGATTTGGGAATCGATTGTTGGATTAACAACTGCTCTTTTTCAAAATCAGCCTAAGGAACAGCTTGCGACTCGCATTCCGTTTGAGGGTAGGATCAAAGATCCCAATGTTAATTTTTTTGAGCTGATTGGAAATATTTTGCGCAATGCGTTTATTCGAGCCTTGGCGTTAAAAATTGATGAATCTGTTTCTATAAAAGATTGGGAAAAATCTAAAGATTTGCCATCTGATTTATTTCGAAGAAAAGAAAGATAG
- a CDS encoding class I SAM-dependent methyltransferase produces MKKNFENWISPSIWKQFQKENTTAHRIFSSEQGWIERWNQDLLISYYKTEFLKQIIPQIKPWTDHLAFSYQRLWSRRLTQQATEKNLSELIQGAPPSNFVTIVKERGVSFQIDFHAGYSLGLFLDQRNNRNFVRQQQPKKLLNCFAYTGSFSVMAALGNGETLSIDLSPKSIQRAKENFRLNQLDPSHHRFWGEDVRDSLLKLQRRKETFDMIILDPPTFSRGKKGKTFQVQHDLKSLLQTALPLLHSPGKILISTNCSRLTRKNLIQLCHTTLAARTFQLYHEPLLPDIPEAMAAQTVWLLLQ; encoded by the coding sequence ATGAAAAAAAATTTTGAAAATTGGATATCTCCATCAATTTGGAAGCAATTTCAAAAAGAAAATACCACAGCACACCGCATTTTTTCCTCAGAACAAGGTTGGATCGAACGATGGAACCAAGACCTTTTAATTTCCTATTATAAAACAGAGTTTTTAAAACAAATCATTCCTCAAATCAAACCCTGGACAGATCATCTGGCATTCTCTTATCAACGCCTCTGGAGTCGACGCTTAACCCAACAAGCCACTGAAAAAAACCTGTCTGAACTGATTCAAGGCGCCCCTCCTTCTAACTTTGTCACGATCGTTAAAGAACGTGGCGTTTCTTTTCAAATCGATTTTCACGCCGGCTACTCACTCGGCCTCTTTCTGGATCAGCGCAACAATCGTAATTTCGTAAGACAACAACAACCGAAAAAACTCCTCAACTGCTTTGCCTACACCGGCTCTTTTTCCGTTATGGCAGCTCTTGGTAATGGCGAAACATTAAGCATCGATCTCTCCCCAAAATCGATCCAACGCGCTAAAGAAAATTTTCGTTTAAATCAACTCGATCCTTCACATCACCGATTCTGGGGAGAAGACGTTCGCGACAGCTTGCTCAAACTTCAACGTCGAAAAGAAACTTTTGATATGATCATTTTAGATCCCCCTACCTTTTCGCGAGGAAAAAAAGGAAAAACATTTCAAGTCCAACACGATTTAAAATCACTGCTCCAAACCGCTTTGCCTTTGCTCCATTCTCCAGGTAAAATACTTATCTCTACTAACTGCAGTCGACTTACCCGGAAAAACCTTATTCAACTTTGTCACACTACTTTAGCTGCTCGCACTTTTCAACTCTATCACGAGCCACTCCTGCCCGACATTCCAGAAGCAATGGCAGCTCAAACCGTTTGGCTACTATTACAATAA
- a CDS encoding inverse autotransporter beta domain-containing protein, which yields MKFLQKKEQKPLLYLIALISVLNAPLSQAGDSKMMESYDSKTIRAERKLRDDNWLLPSVVTIGGKVGEHLTDGMIDWLVPFYSDKQNLFFFNSTLRGNDSSDEVINLGLGYRYKFSDRDIILGINSYYDYLDTRFNNHYDQFGAGVEMLTKWVDARFNYYLPSYQIERVSRRFHDGDILEKLEAPFEGFDTEIGFLVPYLDKYTELRLFAGYYNFDNRIGTRYEGPKARVEWRVLQGVILDFEYHEDEGINGGKYAAGMRISAPFNLENLFTGKNPFEGIGEFFKFGPRDFEARRTEQVMRWNWFEQENQNRIRKRPDPRHRNGGEGRFGNGDSDSEDFNLLPPTLEPGNPGNPGNPTPG from the coding sequence ATGAAGTTTCTTCAAAAGAAAGAACAAAAACCTTTATTGTATCTTATTGCGCTAATTAGTGTTTTGAATGCTCCTTTATCTCAAGCTGGAGATAGTAAAATGATGGAGTCTTACGATTCAAAAACTATTCGGGCAGAAAGAAAATTAAGGGATGATAATTGGCTATTGCCATCAGTCGTTACCATTGGCGGCAAAGTGGGCGAGCATCTCACGGATGGTATGATCGATTGGCTGGTTCCTTTTTATTCCGATAAACAAAACCTTTTCTTTTTTAATTCCACACTTCGAGGAAATGACAGTTCGGATGAGGTGATTAATTTGGGATTGGGCTATCGCTATAAATTTTCTGATCGCGATATTATTTTAGGAATTAATAGCTATTATGATTATTTAGATACGAGGTTTAATAATCATTACGATCAATTTGGTGCAGGGGTCGAAATGTTAACCAAATGGGTTGATGCTCGCTTCAATTATTATTTGCCTAGCTATCAAATCGAAAGAGTAAGTCGAAGATTCCATGATGGCGATATTCTGGAAAAATTAGAAGCTCCTTTCGAGGGCTTTGATACTGAGATCGGTTTCTTAGTGCCTTATCTTGATAAATATACGGAACTGCGCTTGTTCGCCGGTTATTATAATTTTGATAATCGCATTGGTACACGTTACGAAGGTCCTAAAGCTCGGGTCGAGTGGCGAGTCTTGCAAGGGGTTATCTTAGACTTTGAATATCACGAAGATGAGGGGATCAATGGAGGAAAATATGCTGCGGGTATGCGTATTTCGGCTCCTTTCAATTTGGAAAATCTCTTTACTGGAAAAAATCCTTTCGAGGGCATTGGAGAATTTTTCAAATTTGGGCCTCGTGACTTTGAAGCACGACGAACCGAGCAAGTCATGCGTTGGAATTGGTTTGAGCAAGAAAATCAAAATAGAATTAGAAAAAGACCAGACCCTAGACATCGCAATGGAGGGGAAGGCCGTTTTGGCAATGGTGATAGCGATTCTGAAGACTTTAATCTCTTGCCCCCTACTCTGGAGCCAGGAAATCCAGGAAACCCAGGGAATCCTACCCCGGGCTAA
- the sufB gene encoding Fe-S cluster assembly protein SufB, with the protein MSEKPVLEIERETGNFHYPERHQYDAGIGLDEQTIHYICDVKKDPEWVRDFRLKALQTFQSKPLPTHWASHDLDNIHFEKIRYYLAAGQQPKRSWEEVPDDIKKTFERLGIPEKERKFLAGVEAQFDSEAAYSNVKEELAKEGVIFVGSTEGLHKHPEIFRKWFGKVIPTGDNKFSALNSAVFSGGSFIYVPPGVKVKHPLQAYFRINAENFGQFERTLIIADEGAEVTYMEGCTAPKFETATLHSAVVELVALRGAKIQYITVQNWSSNVFNLVTKRALAQEEAEVKWIDCNIGSRLTMKYPGVVLKGRKARGEVLSIALASDGQHQDTGAKMIHGADETTSNIISKSISIGTGRASYRGLVYIPQHLKGCKNNTECDALLINTESRTDTYPAIVVRGQGNSVQHEASVSKVSAEQIFYMQQRGLSEAQAMSLSVNGFVNDLVNQFPLEYSVELKRLIDLEMEGSVG; encoded by the coding sequence ATGAGCGAAAAACCAGTGTTAGAAATTGAACGGGAGACAGGAAATTTTCATTATCCTGAGCGCCATCAGTATGATGCGGGAATTGGGCTAGACGAACAAACGATTCATTATATTTGCGATGTTAAAAAAGACCCGGAATGGGTTCGAGACTTTCGTTTAAAAGCTTTACAAACTTTTCAAAGCAAGCCTTTGCCTACGCATTGGGCAAGTCACGATTTAGACAATATTCATTTCGAAAAGATTCGTTATTATTTAGCAGCGGGCCAACAACCCAAGCGTAGTTGGGAAGAGGTGCCAGACGATATTAAAAAGACTTTTGAACGATTAGGAATTCCTGAGAAAGAACGAAAGTTTTTGGCTGGTGTCGAAGCGCAATTTGATAGCGAAGCAGCTTATTCCAATGTGAAAGAAGAGTTAGCCAAAGAAGGTGTTATTTTTGTCGGAAGCACGGAAGGGCTTCATAAACATCCCGAAATTTTTAGAAAATGGTTTGGTAAAGTTATTCCTACGGGTGACAATAAATTCAGCGCATTAAACAGCGCAGTTTTTAGTGGTGGTAGTTTTATTTATGTGCCGCCCGGTGTGAAGGTAAAACATCCACTTCAAGCTTATTTTCGTATTAACGCCGAAAATTTTGGTCAATTTGAACGCACGCTCATCATTGCAGATGAAGGAGCTGAAGTCACTTATATGGAAGGTTGCACGGCGCCTAAATTTGAAACCGCCACGTTGCACAGTGCAGTTGTGGAATTGGTAGCGTTGCGCGGAGCAAAAATTCAATACATAACCGTTCAAAACTGGAGTTCGAACGTTTTTAATTTGGTGACAAAGCGGGCTTTGGCACAAGAAGAAGCTGAAGTGAAATGGATTGATTGCAATATCGGTTCTCGTTTGACGATGAAATATCCGGGAGTGGTTTTGAAAGGTCGAAAAGCGCGTGGCGAAGTATTGAGTATTGCATTAGCGAGTGATGGTCAACATCAGGACACAGGCGCAAAAATGATTCATGGCGCTGATGAAACGACGAGCAATATTATTTCGAAAAGTATTAGCATTGGCACGGGTCGCGCTTCTTATCGTGGATTGGTTTATATCCCGCAACATTTAAAAGGATGCAAAAACAATACCGAATGCGACGCTTTGCTCATTAACACCGAATCGCGGACCGATACTTATCCCGCTATCGTTGTTCGGGGCCAGGGAAATTCTGTGCAACATGAAGCCAGTGTGAGCAAAGTTAGTGCGGAACAGATTTTTTATATGCAACAACGCGGTTTGTCTGAAGCGCAAGCCATGAGCTTGAGTGTGAACGGTTTTGTTAATGATCTCGTGAATCAATTTCCTTTGGAATACAGCGTGGAATTGAAGCGCTTGATTGATTTGGAGATGGAAGGCTCTGTGGGTTAA